ACGGCTATAGTCAGATACGGCGTGAAAGGGAAGAAGCCCTTCTGGGCAGACCAGCGTCGTATCGTCCGTTTTGAATAACGGGCCAGGGAGTTCCGATCAATGGCGAGACTAAGCGCTTTACGCGCGGAGTCGAAGGGAAACCGACATGCCCGCAGCTTCGCAAGAAGCGAGGGGCGGGGTGCGCTCGCCCGGAGTCATTGGTGGGATACCCGAAGCCAGTTGATCTAGGCGTGGGTAGGTTGAAGCCTCTCGAAAGGGAGGTGGAGGACCGAACCGGTGTTGATGTGCAAATCACTCGGATGACCTGCGTCTAGGGGTGAAAGGCCAATCTAAACTGGGAATAGCTGGTTCCTCCTGAAACTAGTCGCAGCTAGACCTCAGCTGAGGCCGACCATGGGGTAGAGCACTGATTGGGCGCTTAGGCGGAGAAATCCGTCGGCATCCTGTCAAACTCCGAACTCGTGGTCGCCGTAGACGCTGGGAGTGAGGGCCTCTGGGGTAAGCTTGGGGTCCATAAGGGAATGCAACCCAGCCTGAGGTTAAGGTCCCTAAGTACTGGCTAAGTGTAATAACAAAGGTAGTCCGCAGTCTAAGACAACTGGGAGGTGGGCTTAGAAGCAGCCACCCTTTAAAGAAAGCGTAACAGCTCACCAGTCGAGATTGCGGGCGCTGAAAATGGACGGGGCTAAGCCAGTCACCGATACCTCAGAGCACCGAAAGGTGATCTGGTAAGGAGGCGTCGTGCACGGGCAGAAGCTTGGCCGTGAGGTCAAGTGGACCGTGTTCGAACGAGGATCCTGGTAGGAGTAGCAGCAAAGAGCGGTGAGAATCCGCTCCGCCGTAGGGGCCAGGGTTCCTCGGCAATGATCGTCAGCCGAGGGTTAGCCGATCCTAAGGCATTCCTTAATCGAGAATGCCGAAAGGGAAGCAGGTTAATATTCCTGCGCCATGCCAGTCTTTGCCTCATGTCTGACGTATCAGGATAGATCGAGCAGACTTGCCTGTCTGTTCAAGCGTAGAAGCCCGGGGAGAACCGTAATGGTGAGAACTGGGTGAATGCGCGAGTAGGAGGGCGAAGGCCCTCTTCGATCGATTCCCGGTACCCGTGAAAAGGACATGAGTAAACAGCTGGCGTGTTCGTACCGAGAACCGACACAGGTGCCCCTAGGTGAGAAGCCTAAGGCGTGTCGGCGTAATCCAGGCGAGGGAACTCGGCAAATTAGCCCCGTACCTTCGGAAGAAGGGGTGCCAGCCACGAAAGTGGCTGGTCGCAGTGGCAAGGGAGCTCCGACTGTTTAATAAAAACACAGGTGGCAGCAAGTCCGAAAGGATGTGTATTGCCGCTGAAGCCTGCCCAGTGACGGTATCTGAAACTCCGGTTCAACGGAGCGAAGGACCGTTAAACGGCGGGGGTAACTATGACCCTCTTAAGGTAGCGTAATACCTTGTCGCTTAATTGGCGACTTGCATGAAGGCCCAACGAGAGCTCTACTGTCCCCGCCTGGAGGCTGGTGAAACTGATAGTACCGGCGCACAATCCGGTATCTTCCACCTGAAAGCGAAGACCCCGTGGAGCTTTACTGCAGCCTGTGGCTGTGGTATGAATCCGACTGTGTAGGGTAGGCGGGAGACGTTATCAGGGCCTGCCGCTAGGTAGGTACCGAGTCGACGATGAAACACCGCCCTTTTGGGTTCGTATCACTAACTTCTTCGGAAGGACAACTATAGGTGGGCAGTTTGGGTGGGGCGCCACGCCCTCAATAAGGAAACAAGGGCGCCCAAAGGTCAGCTCAGGCAGGTCAGAAATCTGCCGGAGAATGTAAGGGTAAAAGCTGGCTTGACGTGGATCCGGACAACAAGGATCCGCGATGCGAAAGCAGGGCCTAGCGAACCAATGAGCCTTCTGAATGGGGGCCATTGATGACAGAAAAGTTACCCCGGGGATAACTGAGTCGTCTCCAGCAAGAGTCCATATCGACCTGGAGGCTTGCTACTTCGCTGTCGGCTCTTCCTATCCTGGTGGTGCAGCAGCTGCCAAGGGTGGGGTTGTTCGCCCATTAAAAGGGATCGTGAGCTGGGTTTAGACCGTCGTGAGACAGGTTTGTTGCTTTTTGGTGGAAGTGCATTGGTGCCTGACGAGAAGAACCCTTTAGTACGAGAGGAACGGGGGTTCGCGGCCTCTAGTTAACCAGTTGTCCGGCAGGGCATAGCTGGGCAGCCACGCCGTCGTGGGTAAGAGCTGAAAGCATCTAAGCTCGAAACCACCTCGGAAAAGAGGCACCTTACAACACTCGTAAATGACGAGTTTGATAGGACCGGGATGTACGTACCAAGGTTCGCCGAGGTACTCAGTCCGCGGTCACTAACGTTGTTACGGCCGCCTAAACTGTCGGCAGAGCAATGCGGTTGGCTTCGGCTTAACCGTCATACGGGCTGCGTATGTCCTTCCATTTATCGCTTTGATCAATGTCCTAGCTTCTCTTTTTATTGAAGAAAAGAGGACTTGATTCGGAGAATTCGAACAACTCAACCAAAATTGCTGATGCGTAATCATTCATCAAATAGCGTCAAAATCATGTGGTACGAATCTTCTGAGGCGCTTGAGCGCATCGAGCTTTTCCCGCTCTCCGATTTTCGCCTGTTCAACGCCATCGATCAACAACTGAATCGACTCATCCATCGATTTCCTATCAACCGGAAACGGGACTCCATCCTTACCCCCAACGGCAAACGAGAACTTGACTGGATCCTTCCAGCTAGGTTCGGCACCGTATATGAGTTCTCCTATCAACGCAAGGGCTCTGACAGTAGAAGGCCCAATGCCCTTTATCGAGAGCAACTCCTCATAATTCGTTGGATGGAATTCATAAGCTTCCCTCAATGCTTCCCAGTTGATCGATCTAGGCATGCTCAGACGCAATATTCGCTCCCCTGCCCACTCTGTGATGGAGCTTTGTCCCTCCCCGATGAAAACGATCTCTCGCTTCAAGCGATCCGTTCCTTCGTTGACCAGATCTACCGAGATTTTCCTAGATTCCCCGCTCTTTCGTGAAGTCATGTCGAGAACCTTGTTCGCCTCAATACCTAATATAGCTGTGTGGGGCTCCTCGACGAATTCTCTTAACTCGCCCGAGTACCAGTGATATCTCCTTGCATAACCCTTTTCCTGATTCATGCCTTGTTGAACAACGGTCCAATTCCCCCTTCTATCACAAACAAATGTATGATGGTAAAGCTCATGTCCGTCCTGGACCGCAACATTGTCGATCTTTGCGCTCATCCTACTCGCATAGATCATTCTAGCTTCGAGATCAGGCGACATTTCATGGCAATCTGCCCATGCCTTGATCTCATTCGGGGCTTCAGTCGAGCGCTTTCCCTTCCCCCCAGCGATGCAGATTTCGTCACTTGTCTTTAAGGCCTCCTTCAAGGCCCCACATGTAACGGTCGTTGTCCCTGAACTATGCCAGTCGAAGCCGAGAACGCATGAAAATGCCTGAAACCAGAAGGGATCGGCAAGCCTCCTGATGATTTCCTTCGAGTCGTATTCAATGATCATGACATCTGCGATCGCGGAGGCGAGTTTCACCATCCTTTCGAAAAGCCATCGAGGCGCGCTTCCTCCATGAAGTGGCAGATCCGCGAGACCGACCTTCGGCACAACAATCTCTCAGACGCTCACGTCTTAAAAACCTTCCGAGGAGTTTTCTGAAACCAGGGTCTCTTGGTCAAGGAACGTAGAGGCAAGTGGTGGCAGTAGGCAGACGCTTTCTCAGCTCCATCAGGTGCGGATAGAAAATGCGGATCTCATCTTCACTCTCAGGTTCGCGATCAATGATTCTTGAAACGACTTGAACTTCGATCCGTCCTGAGACCTTCCATGCTCCACCTGGATACGAGGTATCTGTCATAATGAAGATTGGCAGCTTGAGACGTTCTTTCTCCATGTCGTCGAGGAGAGAGGCGATATACTCGATTTCGTTCTTTGAAATTGCATAAGTGTTTCCATCTTTTCCGGTGTAACAAGGATCCTCCTCGTTGAGAAGATCGATCAGACGCCTTCTTATTGCCGGAAGATGGCGGTTCATCGAGGCGATGAATTTTTCGAATGCTCCGTTGCTGAACATCAAACACCCTCACGAATACAGTTCGACTAGAATAGCTTAATATTATCTTTTCACTGACGGATGATTTGCCAAGAATAAGCTAAGAATAAGCAACACATCTTTTTTCTTCCGAGAAGATGATTATGGATTAAAATGAAGGGATTATATCAAATGCGGAAATTTCTAACGATTCTGCTCGTATTTTCCTTTTTCATACTGTCAGTTGTGCTTACAGGATGCATCAAGAAGAGCGAAATCCTTTTGAAAGAAAGTTTTGAAGGCGAGGTTTTTGAATGGAGCATCGGCAAGGACCTTCCCATCGATCCCAACACTCAACTTCCGGTCAATGCATCCGCATGGATAACAGACTCTCGTGCGAGAACAGGAAACATGTCCCTCGTGTTGCAAATCGATGGAAGACAGGACGATGGAACAATTTGGATTCAGAGATCAATCAATCTCACGGATATGAAAGATGGGAAGATTAGGATTGCATTTTATGTTTTCAACGAGGAAACTTCATTCAATGTTATAGCGAAAGTTGTAGCATTTATAGGTGTGATAGCACCGAGCAATGAATCAGATTTTGTCGAGCTCGGAAATGCAAACAGAGAGAGTGGCTGGATTGAATTTTATTTGGAAAAACAATTTCAATTTGAGAAG
This region of Methanomassiliicoccales archaeon genomic DNA includes:
- a CDS encoding DUF763 domain-containing protein; the protein is MPKVGLADLPLHGGSAPRWLFERMVKLASAIADVMIIEYDSKEIIRRLADPFWFQAFSCVLGFDWHSSGTTTVTCGALKEALKTSDEICIAGGKGKRSTEAPNEIKAWADCHEMSPDLEARMIYASRMSAKIDNVAVQDGHELYHHTFVCDRRGNWTVVQQGMNQEKGYARRYHWYSGELREFVEEPHTAILGIEANKVLDMTSRKSGESRKISVDLVNEGTDRLKREIVFIGEGQSSITEWAGERILRLSMPRSINWEALREAYEFHPTNYEELLSIKGIGPSTVRALALIGELIYGAEPSWKDPVKFSFAVGGKDGVPFPVDRKSMDESIQLLIDGVEQAKIGEREKLDALKRLRRFVPHDFDAI
- a CDS encoding DUF61 family protein — protein: MFSNGAFEKFIASMNRHLPAIRRRLIDLLNEEDPCYTGKDGNTYAISKNEIEYIASLLDDMEKERLKLPIFIMTDTSYPGGAWKVSGRIEVQVVSRIIDREPESEDEIRIFYPHLMELRKRLPTATTCLYVP